One genomic window of Nakamurella panacisegetis includes the following:
- a CDS encoding SURF1 family cytochrome oxidase biogenesis protein — protein sequence MTATLPRGASTSSPGRFAFLRRPGWIGAIVGALAFTAACWLILAPWQFARSAQNDATNAQVNAALHDAAVPVRQYLSTTAQPSGESTYKLVTATGTFDTDHVTYVRLRQDSQGNPVSEVVLPMRLTDGSVLLVDRGYQSFGDIKANVPLPPVPTGVVTVTGRVQADQTDPSNRQPRYEAGLHQAWAVNSTALAGMDGTAGANGKVLLGYIQLAAPSPGVLQEIGMPQTSVGPYFSYALQWCAFGGMALLAIAYFIFREATDPRGPDERDVAYPERSSYPAEIAEATAPAGAVSSVPAVAESPPPSPDPGPGRRKARRAARDGFDRSQLFD from the coding sequence ATGACGGCCACCCTCCCCCGCGGCGCCTCCACGTCGAGTCCGGGTCGGTTCGCCTTCCTGCGCCGACCGGGCTGGATCGGGGCGATCGTCGGTGCGCTGGCCTTCACCGCGGCGTGCTGGCTGATCCTGGCTCCCTGGCAGTTCGCCCGGAGCGCGCAGAACGACGCCACGAACGCCCAGGTCAATGCGGCCCTGCACGACGCCGCGGTGCCGGTGCGGCAGTACCTGTCGACCACGGCCCAGCCGTCCGGTGAATCCACCTACAAGCTCGTCACGGCCACCGGCACGTTCGACACCGACCACGTCACCTACGTCCGGTTGCGGCAGGACAGCCAGGGCAATCCGGTGTCCGAGGTGGTGCTGCCGATGCGGCTGACCGATGGCAGCGTGCTGCTGGTCGACCGCGGCTACCAGTCGTTCGGCGACATCAAGGCGAACGTCCCGCTGCCGCCGGTCCCGACCGGCGTGGTCACCGTCACCGGCCGGGTCCAGGCGGACCAGACCGACCCGAGCAACCGGCAGCCCCGGTACGAGGCCGGCCTGCACCAGGCCTGGGCGGTGAACTCGACCGCGCTGGCCGGAATGGACGGCACCGCCGGGGCGAACGGCAAGGTGTTGCTGGGCTACATCCAGCTGGCCGCCCCGAGCCCGGGCGTGCTGCAGGAGATCGGTATGCCGCAGACCTCGGTCGGTCCCTACTTCTCCTACGCGCTGCAGTGGTGCGCGTTCGGCGGAATGGCGCTGTTGGCCATCGCCTACTTCATCTTCCGAGAGGCCACCGACCCCAGGGGACCCGACGAGCGGGACGTGGCCTACCCCGAGCGGTCGAGCTACCCGGCCGAGATCGCCGAAGCGACGGCACCGGCCGGTGCGGTCAGCTCCGTCCCCGCCGTCGCCGAATCGCCGCCGCCTTCGCCCGACCCCGGACCGGGTCGCCGCAAGGCCAGACGCGCCGCCCGTGACGGGTTCGATCGTTCCCAGCTGTTCGACTGA
- a CDS encoding low molecular weight protein-tyrosine-phosphatase has product MTSPAPSRPFHVSVVCTGNICRSPIGEQMLRAALVEAGLDQAVRVSSAGTGNWHVGHPADRQAQAALRRAGFPVEHRAHQITEDELRTIDLALAADRGHEKVLRRMTSDPDKIRLLRSFDPEATTDDVPDPYQGPDSEFDEVVAMTAAAIPGVLREIRRRLG; this is encoded by the coding sequence GTGACGTCCCCTGCTCCCTCCCGACCGTTCCACGTCAGCGTGGTCTGCACCGGCAACATCTGCCGATCGCCGATCGGTGAGCAGATGCTGCGGGCGGCCCTGGTCGAGGCCGGTCTCGACCAGGCCGTGCGGGTCAGCAGCGCCGGCACCGGCAACTGGCACGTCGGCCACCCCGCCGACCGGCAGGCCCAGGCGGCCCTCCGCCGCGCCGGCTTCCCGGTCGAACATCGGGCCCACCAGATCACCGAGGACGAGCTGCGAACGATCGACCTGGCGCTGGCCGCCGACCGGGGACATGAGAAGGTGCTGCGCCGGATGACCTCCGACCCGGACAAGATCCGGCTGTTGCGGAGCTTCGACCCCGAGGCCACCACGGACGACGTACCCGACCCGTACCAGGGCCCCGACTCCGAGTTCGACGAGGTGGTGGCCATGACGGCGGCGGCGATCCCCGGGGTGCTGCGGGAGATCCGGCGGCGACTCGGATGA
- a CDS encoding Nif3-like dinuclear metal center hexameric protein, translated as MPVTIGEVIAVLDAAYPPALAEAWDTGIGLTCGDPDEPVQRVLLAVDVDDAVVEQAEQLGAQLLVTHHPLLFRSVQSVAADTAKGSLVHRMIRSGIAHYAAHTNADKAVRGVNDALAAVLGLRSTRPLLPDDPGVLPPGHPQAGRTGSGRVGELATPIRLADLADLVAAALPSTATGVRVAGEANRLITTVAVSGGAGGGFLADAARVGADAVVTSDLSHHVVAEHVADPGRPAVIDVPHWAGEWPWLAGAASVINSGVADRGSAGSVTTTVSALRTDPWTMHRL; from the coding sequence ATGCCCGTGACCATCGGCGAGGTGATCGCCGTCCTGGATGCGGCCTATCCACCCGCCCTGGCCGAGGCGTGGGACACCGGCATCGGTCTGACCTGCGGTGATCCAGACGAACCGGTGCAGCGTGTGCTGCTGGCGGTCGACGTCGACGACGCGGTGGTCGAGCAGGCCGAGCAGCTCGGTGCGCAACTGCTGGTGACGCATCACCCGTTGCTGTTCCGTTCGGTGCAGTCGGTGGCGGCCGACACGGCGAAGGGATCCCTGGTGCACCGGATGATCCGGTCCGGGATCGCGCACTACGCCGCCCACACCAACGCCGACAAGGCGGTCCGCGGCGTCAACGATGCGCTGGCCGCGGTGCTCGGACTGCGGTCGACCCGGCCGCTGCTGCCGGACGATCCGGGCGTGCTGCCGCCCGGGCACCCGCAGGCCGGGCGGACCGGCAGCGGTCGGGTGGGCGAGCTGGCCACCCCGATCCGCCTGGCCGACCTGGCCGATCTGGTCGCGGCGGCCCTGCCGAGCACGGCGACCGGTGTGCGGGTGGCCGGCGAAGCGAACCGCCTGATCACCACCGTCGCCGTGTCCGGTGGCGCGGGTGGTGGGTTCCTGGCCGACGCAGCCCGGGTCGGCGCCGACGCCGTCGTCACGTCCGACCTGTCGCACCACGTGGTGGCCGAGCACGTCGCCGATCCCGGTCGACCGGCCGTCATCGACGTGCCGCACTGGGCCGGCGAGTGGCCCTGGCTCGCCGGCGCCGCATCGGTGATCAACTCCGGTGTCGCCGACCGTGGGTCGGCGGGTAGCGTCACCACTACCGTTTCTGCGCTGCGGACCGATCCTTGGACCATGCACCGCCTCTGA
- a CDS encoding zinc ribbon domain-containing protein, whose protein sequence is MPKADPFVQRRLLDLAGFDQKINAAEHRRANLPELAVIAAGSARLAELRNSKVMAETEVSDLERATRKLDNEIDQVRSRAERDAQRLASGAGNARDMENLQHEITSLARRQGVLEDEALELMEQKETADTALAAVQAEFDSASAEVAAAEVRRDDHFAEIDAELGEQRAGRAALADGLPPELAAMYERIRKSGKVAAAKLNGGRCDACRIDLDRVELGAIAAAPSDDIVRCPECGAILIRW, encoded by the coding sequence GTGCCGAAGGCTGATCCGTTCGTCCAACGCCGGTTGCTCGACCTGGCCGGTTTCGATCAGAAGATCAACGCGGCCGAACACCGGCGCGCCAACCTCCCGGAGCTGGCCGTCATCGCCGCCGGGTCGGCCAGGCTGGCCGAGCTGCGGAATTCCAAGGTGATGGCCGAGACCGAGGTCAGCGACCTGGAGCGGGCCACCCGCAAGCTGGACAACGAGATCGACCAGGTCCGTTCGCGCGCGGAGCGGGATGCGCAACGGCTGGCCTCCGGCGCGGGCAACGCCCGGGACATGGAGAACCTCCAGCACGAGATCACCTCCCTGGCCCGCCGCCAGGGCGTGCTCGAGGACGAGGCTCTCGAACTGATGGAGCAGAAGGAAACCGCCGACACCGCCCTGGCCGCGGTGCAGGCGGAGTTCGACTCCGCGTCGGCCGAGGTGGCCGCGGCGGAGGTCAGGCGGGACGATCATTTCGCCGAGATCGACGCCGAACTGGGCGAGCAGCGGGCGGGCCGGGCCGCCTTGGCCGATGGACTACCCCCGGAGCTGGCGGCCATGTACGAGCGGATCCGCAAGTCGGGAAAGGTGGCGGCGGCGAAGCTCAACGGAGGCCGGTGCGATGCCTGCCGGATCGACCTGGATCGGGTCGAACTGGGCGCCATCGCCGCCGCACCGTCCGACGACATCGTGCGTTGTCCCGAATGCGGTGCGATCCTCATCCGGTGGTGA
- a CDS encoding bifunctional RNase H/acid phosphatase: MVSATESVIVYADGGSRGNPGPAGYGSVVVAADGVTVLAERNGYLGRATNNVAEYSGLIAGLTAARDLGATEVAVRMDSKLVVEQLSGRWQVKHPDMKPLAATASALLAGFSSWSLTWIPRSQNSAADRLANEAMDSGLAGRDPIASGIDSGARAPAEITDPAAVLPGPLPTGATRVLIVRHGETTWGADGRFAGREDVPLTNRGRRQASSVADRIKGLRPSVVLTSPLQRCRLTAQAIGAAADAPVVVHDRLLDGLLGDWTGFRPAEIERRWPEQFAVWRSDTGAQPPGGESFDEIRDRVGPLIEEVGRLYRGHTVVLVTHAATTKMLLTSALGVASEAAYRLRVDTASLSGFTVDVDGGVVVWAVNETGHLTG, from the coding sequence GTGGTGAGCGCGACGGAGTCGGTCATCGTCTACGCGGACGGCGGCTCACGCGGCAATCCCGGGCCGGCCGGGTACGGATCGGTGGTGGTGGCGGCCGACGGGGTGACGGTCCTGGCCGAACGGAACGGTTACCTGGGACGGGCCACCAACAACGTGGCCGAGTACTCGGGGCTGATCGCCGGGTTGACCGCGGCCCGCGACCTCGGCGCGACCGAGGTGGCCGTCCGGATGGACTCGAAGCTGGTCGTCGAACAGCTCTCCGGCCGCTGGCAGGTCAAGCATCCGGACATGAAGCCGTTGGCCGCCACCGCCTCCGCGCTGCTCGCCGGTTTCTCGTCGTGGTCGCTGACCTGGATCCCACGGTCCCAGAACTCCGCCGCCGACCGGTTGGCCAACGAGGCGATGGACTCCGGGCTGGCCGGCCGTGACCCGATCGCCTCCGGGATCGACTCGGGGGCGCGCGCGCCCGCTGAAATCACCGACCCGGCCGCGGTGCTGCCCGGTCCGTTGCCGACCGGAGCAACGCGGGTGCTGATCGTCCGGCACGGCGAGACCACCTGGGGGGCCGACGGCCGGTTCGCCGGACGTGAGGACGTGCCGCTGACCAATCGTGGTCGCCGTCAGGCGTCGTCGGTGGCCGATCGGATCAAAGGTCTGCGGCCCAGCGTCGTCCTGACCTCACCGCTGCAACGCTGTCGCCTCACCGCTCAGGCCATCGGGGCGGCGGCCGACGCCCCGGTGGTGGTGCACGACCGCCTGCTGGACGGCCTGCTGGGTGACTGGACCGGCTTCCGGCCGGCCGAGATCGAGCGGCGGTGGCCCGAGCAGTTCGCGGTGTGGCGGTCCGACACCGGCGCGCAGCCACCCGGCGGGGAGTCGTTCGACGAGATCCGCGATCGGGTGGGGCCGTTGATCGAGGAGGTCGGCCGCCTGTACCGGGGGCACACCGTCGTGTTGGTGACTCACGCCGCGACCACCAAGATGCTGCTGACCAGCGCCCTGGGGGTGGCCTCCGAAGCGGCCTACCGCCTCCGGGTGGACACGGCCTCGCTGTCCGGATTCACCGTCGACGTCGACGGGGGCGTTGTGGTCTGGGCGGTCAACGAGACGGGGCACCTCACCGGCTGA